A DNA window from Litorivicinus lipolyticus contains the following coding sequences:
- the ccmC gene encoding heme ABC transporter permease CcmC, producing MARRWQWFHRWGSSPYVYQQGARWQAGFGFAGLLLLTVGWVWGLAYAPIDYQQGNSYRIIFLHVPVAFLAQSLYVGFAAAGLVLLVWKMKLADAAIEAGLVVGAWVTFLALVTGAIWGKPTWGTYWVWDARLTSMLILLFLYLGAMALRGALPRDAAGKAVALLLVVGVINIPIIKYSVEWWNTLHQGATLKLTERPAMPASMWMPLVISILAMYSLAGYWVLRRLRTQLLIREHSTTWAQAALEREHGL from the coding sequence ATGGCCAGACGTTGGCAATGGTTTCATCGGTGGGGTTCATCGCCTTACGTCTATCAACAGGGTGCGCGTTGGCAGGCCGGTTTCGGTTTCGCCGGTTTGTTATTGCTGACGGTGGGCTGGGTCTGGGGATTGGCCTATGCGCCGATCGATTACCAGCAAGGCAACAGCTACCGCATTATTTTCTTGCACGTACCGGTCGCCTTCCTGGCCCAGTCGCTGTACGTCGGTTTTGCCGCTGCCGGGCTGGTGTTGCTGGTGTGGAAAATGAAGCTGGCGGATGCCGCCATCGAAGCCGGTTTGGTGGTCGGTGCCTGGGTCACGTTTTTGGCGCTGGTAACCGGCGCGATCTGGGGCAAGCCAACCTGGGGAACCTACTGGGTGTGGGATGCACGGCTGACCTCGATGCTGATCTTGCTGTTTTTGTACCTCGGGGCGATGGCGCTGCGCGGTGCGTTGCCGCGCGATGCGGCCGGCAAAGCCGTGGCGCTGTTGTTGGTGGTTGGCGTGATTAACATTCCGATCATCAAATATTCGGTCGAGTGGTGGAACACCTTGCACCAGGGAGCGACCTTAAAATTGACCGAACGACCGGCCATGCCGGCCTCGATGTGGATGCCCTTGGTGATTTCGATTTTGGCCATGTACAGCCTGGCTGGGTATTGGGTGCTGCGTCGTTTGCGCACCCAATTGCTGATACGTGAACATTCAACAACGTGGGCCCAAGCGGCACTGGAGCGTGAACATGGCCTTTGA
- the ccmD gene encoding heme exporter protein CcmD, translating to MAFESIAEFIAMGRHGPYVWSCYGFAAACFAYLGLEDRWRRAALVKQIQRQRRRGQV from the coding sequence ATGGCCTTTGAATCGATTGCTGAATTTATTGCCATGGGCCGACACGGTCCCTACGTCTGGTCTTGCTACGGCTTCGCCGCCGCCTGTTTTGCTTATTTAGGCCTGGAAGACCGCTGGCGCCGCGCCGCGCTGGTTAAACAGATTCAACGTCAACGCCGTCGAGGGCAAGTATGA
- the ccmE gene encoding cytochrome c maturation protein CcmE yields MKPQRKRKLAQIGLVVIGLGTAVGLGLYALSTNINLFYPPAKVVAGDAPIGTTIRVGGMVVEDSVVRAGDSLKVSFAVTDYAERVTIRYEGILPDLFREGQGIVAEGQLNGARELVATQVLAKHDEQYMPPEIAESLQNQEANKVY; encoded by the coding sequence ATGAAGCCACAACGTAAGCGCAAGCTGGCACAAATTGGCTTGGTCGTGATCGGCCTGGGTACCGCCGTGGGCTTGGGCCTGTACGCGCTCTCGACCAACATCAACCTGTTTTACCCGCCGGCCAAAGTGGTCGCCGGCGACGCCCCGATTGGCACCACCATTCGGGTCGGCGGCATGGTGGTCGAAGACAGCGTGGTCCGCGCGGGCGACAGCCTCAAGGTCAGTTTTGCGGTGACCGACTACGCCGAGCGCGTGACCATTCGCTACGAGGGCATCTTGCCGGACCTGTTCCGCGAGGGTCAGGGCATCGTCGCCGAGGGCCAGTTGAACGGCGCACGTGAACTGGTGGCGACTCAAGTGCTGGCCAAGCATGACGAACAATACATGCCGCCAGAAATAGCAGAATCACTGCAAAATCAAGAAGCTAATAAGGTTTATTGA
- a CDS encoding heme lyase CcmF/NrfE family subunit, producing MLIPEIGHLAMWFAFGMALALAVIPQVGSYAGWRSWMSASIGLSHGVFLTSALAFGVLVYGFVMDDFSVAYIAKQSNSAMPWYFKVSALWGGHEGSLLLWILVLALWISLVAGLSQHLPLILRARILSVLGMISIGFLAFTGITSNPFERTLPNVPLDGADLNPLLQDVGLIFHPPLLYVGYVGFSVAFAFAVAALQGGRLDAAWARWTRPWTTAAWVFMTLGIALGSWWAYYELGWGGWWFWDPVENASLMPWLAGTALVHSLAVTEKRGGFRAWTVLLAISAFCLSLLGTFLVRSGVLTSVHSFASDPERGRFILYFLAIVIGGSLTLYAARAGRLKSVGAPHWFSREGFLLSNNLLLVVAALMVLLGTLYPLVIDALGMGRISVGPPYFNTLFAPLAVVLFGLMAIGPMAPWSRPDSAWIWRSMRWVLLATAILTVLVGLGSGEFKLWSSLGVAAAFWVALGTLTDVWMRVRGDHPLARLKRLGAGYHGMVVAHLGVAVLTFGVAMVSGFNQERDLRMQVGDSAELGGYRFEFERLETVAGPNWDADQAVINIYRSDRLMRQVTPQKRRYRVSGQVMTEAGIYNRWDSDLFVAMGEPLDDAWAIRLRVKPFINFLWLGSFIMAVGGAIAMLDRRYRVRLTARAAVDGVRA from the coding sequence ATGTTAATTCCTGAAATTGGCCACCTGGCCATGTGGTTTGCTTTTGGTATGGCGTTGGCGTTGGCGGTGATCCCGCAGGTTGGTTCTTACGCCGGCTGGCGTAGTTGGATGTCCGCCTCTATTGGCCTCAGTCACGGGGTCTTTTTGACCTCGGCGCTGGCCTTTGGCGTGTTGGTCTACGGCTTTGTGATGGACGATTTTTCAGTCGCCTACATTGCCAAGCAATCGAACAGTGCGATGCCCTGGTACTTCAAAGTCTCGGCCTTGTGGGGCGGTCACGAAGGCTCGCTGCTGCTTTGGATCTTGGTGCTGGCGCTTTGGATTTCCTTGGTCGCGGGCCTCAGTCAGCATTTGCCGCTGATTTTGCGCGCCCGGATTCTGTCGGTGTTGGGCATGATCTCGATCGGCTTCCTGGCGTTCACCGGCATCACCAGTAACCCGTTTGAGCGCACCTTGCCGAATGTGCCGCTGGATGGCGCTGATCTGAACCCGCTGTTACAGGATGTCGGATTGATCTTCCACCCGCCGTTGCTGTATGTCGGCTATGTCGGTTTTTCGGTGGCCTTCGCGTTTGCGGTTGCGGCTCTGCAGGGTGGACGTTTAGATGCCGCCTGGGCGCGTTGGACACGGCCATGGACAACGGCGGCCTGGGTGTTTATGACACTGGGTATCGCGTTGGGCTCGTGGTGGGCCTATTACGAGCTTGGATGGGGCGGCTGGTGGTTTTGGGACCCGGTCGAGAACGCCAGCCTGATGCCGTGGCTGGCTGGCACGGCCTTGGTCCATTCGTTGGCCGTGACTGAAAAGCGTGGCGGTTTCCGCGCTTGGACCGTGTTGCTGGCGATTTCGGCGTTTTGCCTGTCGTTGCTGGGGACCTTTTTGGTCCGCAGCGGTGTCTTGACCAGCGTTCACTCGTTCGCGTCGGACCCTGAACGTGGTCGCTTTATTTTGTACTTTTTGGCCATCGTTATCGGCGGCAGCCTGACATTGTATGCGGCCCGCGCCGGCCGTCTGAAAAGCGTTGGTGCGCCGCACTGGTTTAGCCGCGAAGGGTTTTTGCTGAGCAACAACCTGTTGTTGGTGGTGGCCGCGCTAATGGTGTTGCTGGGAACGCTGTACCCCTTGGTCATTGATGCCCTTGGGATGGGGCGTATTTCGGTCGGGCCGCCGTACTTCAATACCTTGTTCGCGCCCTTAGCGGTGGTTTTGTTTGGGTTGATGGCGATTGGGCCGATGGCGCCATGGTCACGTCCGGACAGTGCCTGGATTTGGCGCTCAATGCGCTGGGTGTTGTTGGCCACGGCAATTTTGACGGTACTGGTGGGGCTTGGCTCGGGTGAATTTAAGTTATGGTCCAGCCTGGGTGTCGCAGCGGCGTTTTGGGTCGCTCTGGGCACATTGACCGATGTGTGGATGCGGGTGCGCGGGGATCATCCGCTTGCCCGTCTGAAGCGCCTCGGTGCCGGCTATCACGGCATGGTCGTGGCCCACCTGGGCGTCGCTGTGCTGACGTTCGGCGTTGCCATGGTCAGTGGCTTCAACCAAGAGCGTGATCTGCGGATGCAGGTCGGCGATTCAGCCGAGTTGGGTGGCTACCGATTTGAATTCGAACGACTGGAAACGGTGGCCGGGCCGAATTGGGATGCGGATCAGGCGGTGATTAATATTTACCGCAGTGACCGCCTAATGCGTCAAGTCACCCCGCAAAAGCGGCGCTATCGCGTGAGTGGTCAGGTGATGACCGAGGCCGGCATTTACAATCGCTGGGATTCGGATCTTTTTGTTGCCATGGGTGAGCCGCTGGACGATGCCTGGGCGATTCGGTTGCGTGTTAAGCCCTTTATCAATTTCCTCTGGCTGGGTTCGTTCATCATGGCCGTGGGCGGGGCGATCGCAATGCTGGACCGTCGCTACCGGGTACGTTTAACGGCGCGTGCTGCGGTTGACGGAGTGCGCGCATGA
- a CDS encoding DsbE family thiol:disulfide interchange protein, producing the protein MKRLWFALPVVLALALGLLFERGLDLDPQAMPTALVSQPLPDLAVAVLGTDGMASPSTIQGPALINVWATWCIACVVEHPYLNFLAKSVPIYGLNYKDDNDKALQWLRDKGNPYRFNFADKDGQLGLEFGVTGAPETYLIDANGDIVLRHQGVMDAKVWERKFAAYF; encoded by the coding sequence ATGAAACGGCTGTGGTTTGCGCTGCCGGTGGTGCTTGCGCTGGCGCTGGGGCTGTTGTTTGAGCGCGGCCTTGACCTGGACCCCCAGGCGATGCCGACGGCGTTGGTCAGTCAGCCGTTACCCGACCTGGCGGTGGCGGTACTGGGAACGGATGGCATGGCCAGCCCATCCACCATTCAAGGGCCGGCGCTGATCAATGTTTGGGCGACCTGGTGCATTGCCTGCGTGGTCGAGCATCCCTACCTCAACTTTTTGGCCAAGTCCGTGCCGATTTATGGCCTTAATTATAAAGACGATAACGACAAAGCGCTGCAGTGGTTGCGCGATAAGGGCAACCCGTATCGGTTCAATTTTGCCGATAAAGACGGCCAGCTCGGACTTGAATTTGGCGTTACCGGGGCGCCTGAAACCTATTTAATTGACGCCAATGGTGACATCGTTTTACGCCATCAGGGCGTCATGGATGCCAAGGTCTGGGAGCGAAAATTTGCTGCGTATTTTTAG
- a CDS encoding cytochrome c-type biogenesis protein, with protein MLRIFSLLGLMMWGAANASVDPLPFADAGQEARFKALVQELRCPKCQNQAIGSSDAPIAQDMRRKVHALMVAGETDEGIIGWLEARYGSFIRYTPQFGGATLWLWLIPPLLLLVGGLIGLRFLRSKQVLTDDDRRAADHLLDADA; from the coding sequence TTGCTGCGTATTTTTAGTCTGTTGGGTTTGATGATGTGGGGCGCCGCGAACGCCTCCGTTGACCCTTTACCCTTTGCCGATGCCGGCCAGGAAGCCCGTTTCAAGGCGCTGGTCCAAGAGCTGCGGTGCCCGAAATGCCAAAATCAGGCGATTGGTTCGTCCGACGCCCCGATCGCCCAGGACATGCGCCGCAAGGTTCACGCCTTGATGGTGGCCGGTGAAACCGATGAGGGCATTATCGGTTGGCTCGAGGCACGCTACGGCAGCTTCATTCGATACACCCCACAGTTTGGCGGCGCGACCTTGTGGTTGTGGCTGATACCGCCGCTATTGCTGTTGGTTGGCGGCTTGATCGGGCTGCGGTTTTTGCGCTCAAAACAGGTGCTGACGGATGACGACCGGCGTGCTGCCGACCATTTGCTGGACGCTGACGCATGA
- a CDS encoding tetratricopeptide repeat protein, with product MIEWGLLGALTVLVFWTVWRAHFTTLGADDVSSMAAARVIWQNRLADLKQRRDELTPRRYALELDRIRAGVLADSGDGERVDAQGPKVVALALSLVAVFGATLWGYQQFGGMNQVRYTLDGQALQGELDRAESLEQAIGLVEDSLNRFDSPERYFLLGQLHEQGGALADAHRQFSRARELAELDVQYEPVLSEFLAWEAQTLLFSDRDQVERVAALAERALTLNAEETVALGVMGVLGFELRDFEMAAEYWQRLLALTPADSPDRAVIAQGLAAAREALGQGGPSLKLVIERQPELVVDPNTPVFVYARMAPDQPAPLVVARVRFGDLPTRLVLTDEMRMGPMGGLAGNDRVEVVARVALGGTVAPQAGDWQGSVADVEIAADTVTRVVIDTPL from the coding sequence ATGATTGAGTGGGGATTGTTGGGTGCCTTGACGGTGCTGGTGTTTTGGACGGTGTGGCGGGCTCATTTTACGACCCTTGGCGCGGATGACGTCAGTTCGATGGCGGCGGCCCGCGTGATCTGGCAAAACCGGCTGGCGGACTTGAAGCAACGTCGGGACGAGTTGACGCCGCGCCGCTATGCGCTGGAGCTGGATCGGATTCGTGCTGGCGTGCTGGCGGATTCTGGTGACGGCGAACGTGTCGACGCTCAGGGCCCCAAAGTGGTGGCCTTGGCACTGTCGTTGGTGGCAGTGTTTGGGGCGACCTTGTGGGGTTACCAGCAGTTCGGTGGTATGAACCAAGTGCGTTACACCTTGGATGGCCAAGCGCTGCAAGGTGAATTGGACCGCGCCGAGAGCTTAGAGCAGGCGATTGGGCTTGTTGAAGACAGCCTGAATCGGTTTGATTCGCCGGAACGTTACTTTTTATTGGGCCAGTTGCACGAGCAGGGCGGCGCGTTGGCGGACGCCCATCGGCAGTTTTCGCGGGCGCGCGAGTTGGCCGAATTGGATGTCCAGTATGAGCCCGTGCTAAGTGAGTTTTTGGCCTGGGAAGCGCAGACATTGTTGTTCTCGGATCGGGACCAAGTCGAACGCGTGGCGGCGCTGGCTGAACGCGCGCTGACCCTGAATGCCGAGGAAACGGTCGCGCTGGGTGTGATGGGTGTGCTGGGGTTCGAGCTGCGCGATTTTGAAATGGCGGCCGAGTATTGGCAGCGGTTATTAGCGCTGACGCCGGCGGATTCGCCGGATCGCGCGGTCATCGCCCAGGGTTTGGCGGCGGCGCGTGAAGCGCTCGGTCAAGGCGGACCCTCGCTAAAACTGGTGATTGAACGGCAGCCGGAATTGGTCGTGGACCCGAATACACCGGTCTTTGTGTATGCCCGGATGGCACCGGATCAGCCGGCGCCGTTGGTTGTGGCGCGCGTTCGCTTCGGCGACTTGCCAACTCGTTTGGTATTGACTGACGAGATGCGCATGGGACCGATGGGCGGGCTGGCGGGTAACGACCGCGTTGAGGTCGTCGCACGCGTTGCGCTGGGCGGCACAGTTGCGCCCCAGGCCGGGGATTGGCAGGGCTCTGTGGCGGATGTCGAGATTGCGGCGGACACCGTCACCCGGGTCGTAATCGATACGCCGCTGTAA
- a CDS encoding cell division protein ZipA — MEFGLREWAILFGFIAIGFVLWDGVRRSRSASKYKLPFKMTPQEKTSDVLMTPEPVQQDIFHEELVDVAGGKMQPMDLDFGLDDEIGAVRDKSHSEPTEPGLDLDVDERPPAPVSTPAPAAAVEKPADEVKPDANGEWVSEPRVKPRAPVQESTSASVISDELVTLFVTPKQGVFKGVDLRNALVSMGLSLGDRDLYHRHSGSGREVLYSVANATPEGVFPQGAMEGFTSPGVILLMELNGHSDPEHGFEEMVSSARQMSRRLKADVLDSHQHPLQLEFINAAKTQVKAYAKKIRQGGVAG; from the coding sequence TTGGAATTCGGATTACGAGAGTGGGCCATACTGTTTGGCTTTATTGCGATCGGTTTTGTGTTGTGGGACGGCGTGCGTCGGTCTCGCTCGGCATCGAAGTACAAACTGCCGTTCAAAATGACACCGCAAGAAAAAACGTCCGACGTCTTGATGACTCCGGAACCGGTCCAGCAAGATATCTTCCACGAAGAACTGGTCGATGTCGCCGGCGGCAAAATGCAACCGATGGACTTGGATTTTGGGTTGGATGATGAGATCGGTGCTGTGCGCGACAAATCGCACAGCGAACCGACCGAGCCGGGCTTGGACCTCGATGTGGATGAACGTCCGCCGGCACCCGTTTCGACACCTGCGCCGGCAGCGGCCGTCGAGAAGCCGGCCGACGAGGTAAAACCCGACGCCAACGGTGAATGGGTCAGCGAACCGCGGGTAAAACCGCGTGCGCCGGTCCAGGAGTCTACGTCGGCGAGCGTTATATCTGACGAGTTGGTGACCCTATTTGTGACCCCTAAACAGGGCGTCTTCAAAGGTGTCGACCTGCGCAACGCGCTGGTCTCGATGGGCCTTTCGTTGGGCGATCGTGACCTATATCACCGCCATAGCGGCAGTGGCCGCGAGGTCCTCTACAGCGTCGCTAACGCAACGCCCGAAGGCGTGTTTCCCCAGGGCGCGATGGAAGGTTTTACCAGCCCCGGCGTGATTTTGCTGATGGAGCTGAACGGCCACAGCGACCCGGAGCATGGGTTCGAGGAAATGGTATCTAGCGCCCGTCAAATGTCGCGCCGTTTAAAAGCCGATGTGCTCGACAGCCACCAACACCCGCTGCAGCTTGAATTCATCAACGCGGCTAAAACCCAAGTCAAAGCCTACGCCAAGAAAATTCGCCAAGGGGGCGTGGCGGGCTAG
- the ligA gene encoding NAD-dependent DNA ligase LigA — protein MHDRSSYLEAVSRLRTYDYHYHVLDEPLVGDSQYDDELARLKASEKAHPEWLVSHSPTQTVGFSALAQFDKSTHHQPMLSLDNAFDAASLVAWYERGLTRLRKDHHLASPPRINCEPKLDGVAINLRYEAGVLVQAATRGDGSTGEDITLNAKTLRALPHQLQNGPWPASIEIRGEVFMPRKGFDAMNRRLAATGLKTFVNPRNAAAGSLRQLDPKVTASRPLDLYVYGAGAVVGDLDAATHSETLAQFERWGLPVNPETRCVDSIEAAEAYYEYLSRRRAELSYEIDGIVYKVDEHQWQRELGAVAKSPRWAIARKFPAQEAATQLQAIDWQVGRTGAVTPVARLQPVFVGGVTVSNATLHNVDEIARLGVRIGDQVMIRRAGDVIPQIVRVIDAQRADRQPALVLPTQCPVCDSPLERQADEAVLRCTAGWVCKAQRLTALAHFVSRKAMDVDGVGSKLLQALVDQQLIQRPADLYRLQPATLMQLERMGEKSAAKVVESLARSKVTTFARFLFALGIREVGERTAQTLAGQFDLAGLRAASVERLIEVDDVGPVVAQHLVDFFHNPAQQQWVDDLLSCGVEWPLEDGPISDVLAGQTWVLTGSLESLTRDQAGERLRALGAKVAGSVSKNTSQLVAGPGAGSKLSKAESLGVPVMDEAELIAKLKGWEA, from the coding sequence ATGCACGATCGGAGCAGTTACCTAGAAGCGGTGTCACGGCTTCGCACCTACGACTATCATTATCATGTGTTGGATGAGCCGCTGGTCGGCGACAGCCAGTACGACGACGAGCTGGCACGCCTTAAGGCCAGCGAAAAGGCCCATCCGGAGTGGCTGGTCAGTCACAGTCCAACCCAAACCGTGGGTTTTTCAGCACTTGCGCAGTTCGACAAAAGCACCCACCACCAGCCGATGCTCAGCTTGGACAATGCCTTTGACGCGGCATCGCTGGTGGCGTGGTATGAACGCGGTCTGACGCGGCTGCGCAAGGACCATCACTTGGCGTCGCCGCCGCGCATTAACTGTGAGCCGAAACTGGACGGTGTTGCCATCAACCTGCGCTACGAGGCCGGGGTTTTGGTCCAAGCCGCGACCCGAGGGGACGGCAGCACGGGCGAAGACATCACCCTCAATGCAAAGACCCTACGTGCGTTGCCGCATCAGCTACAAAACGGCCCGTGGCCCGCGTCGATAGAGATTCGTGGCGAAGTGTTCATGCCACGCAAAGGTTTTGATGCGATGAACCGGCGCTTGGCCGCGACCGGCCTTAAGACCTTTGTTAACCCGCGCAACGCCGCCGCAGGTAGCCTGCGTCAGCTGGACCCTAAGGTGACCGCCAGTCGGCCCCTGGATTTGTACGTGTATGGCGCCGGCGCCGTGGTTGGCGATTTGGACGCCGCTACCCACAGCGAAACCTTGGCCCAGTTCGAGCGATGGGGCTTGCCGGTCAATCCGGAAACCCGCTGTGTTGATTCGATCGAGGCCGCCGAGGCTTACTACGAGTACCTCAGTCGGCGTCGCGCCGAGCTTAGCTACGAAATTGACGGCATTGTTTACAAAGTCGACGAGCATCAATGGCAGCGTGAGCTAGGCGCGGTGGCAAAGTCACCACGCTGGGCCATTGCGCGCAAATTTCCAGCCCAAGAAGCCGCCACTCAATTGCAAGCGATTGACTGGCAAGTGGGTCGCACCGGTGCCGTCACTCCCGTTGCGCGTTTGCAGCCGGTGTTTGTTGGTGGCGTCACGGTCAGCAACGCGACGCTGCACAACGTCGATGAAATCGCCCGTCTTGGGGTCCGGATTGGCGATCAGGTCATGATTCGTCGCGCCGGTGACGTTATCCCTCAGATCGTTCGGGTGATTGACGCGCAACGCGCCGATCGCCAACCCGCCCTGGTTTTGCCGACCCAGTGTCCGGTCTGTGACAGCCCGTTGGAGCGTCAAGCCGACGAAGCGGTGCTGCGTTGCACCGCAGGCTGGGTGTGTAAGGCTCAGCGATTGACCGCACTGGCGCACTTTGTGTCGCGCAAAGCAATGGACGTGGATGGCGTCGGCAGCAAGCTGCTGCAGGCCTTGGTCGATCAGCAGCTGATCCAGCGTCCGGCGGACCTGTACCGGTTGCAACCGGCAACCCTGATGCAGCTTGAGCGCATGGGCGAAAAAAGTGCCGCCAAGGTGGTTGAATCGTTAGCCCGCAGCAAAGTGACTACCTTTGCCCGTTTCCTGTTTGCCCTGGGCATTCGAGAAGTCGGCGAGCGCACCGCGCAAACCCTAGCCGGACAGTTTGATTTGGCCGGTTTACGGGCCGCGAGCGTTGAGCGCCTGATCGAGGTCGACGACGTCGGCCCGGTAGTGGCCCAGCACCTGGTCGATTTTTTCCACAACCCGGCGCAACAGCAGTGGGTCGATGATCTACTGAGCTGCGGCGTTGAGTGGCCGCTTGAGGATGGACCAATATCGGACGTGCTGGCGGGCCAGACCTGGGTCTTGACCGGCTCGCTGGAGTCGCTGACCCGAGACCAGGCGGGCGAGCGGCTGCGGGCGCTGGGGGCCAAGGTGGCAGGCAGTGTGTCTAAAAATACCTCGCAGTTGGTCGCCGGTCCCGGCGCGGGCTCGAAACTGAGCAAGGCAGAATCGCTGGGAGTGCCGGTGATGGACGAGGCTGAGCTGATTGCTAAATTGAAGGGGTGGGAAGCGTGA
- a CDS encoding transglycosylase SLT domain-containing protein: protein MKVVPLMTLMVLLVGCANTAPPRNQSNACDIFKSKDGWYDATADATKKWGISEGTILAFMRQESSFVHNARPPRKKILWVIPGPRASNAFGYAQAKTGTWAEYKKEANWGADRDNFRDAADFIGWYNARSARSVGISRRNAKHLYYAYHEGMGGYKRGTYKKKRWLQNVASSVASRAQTYDRQLAGCRDSLKRSFWPF, encoded by the coding sequence GTGAAGGTAGTGCCGTTGATGACCTTGATGGTGTTGTTGGTGGGGTGTGCGAACACCGCTCCGCCGCGCAATCAGTCAAATGCCTGCGATATTTTCAAAAGCAAAGACGGTTGGTATGACGCGACCGCCGATGCGACTAAAAAATGGGGCATTAGCGAGGGCACGATTTTGGCCTTTATGCGCCAAGAGTCCTCGTTTGTTCACAATGCACGACCCCCGCGCAAAAAAATCCTATGGGTGATTCCGGGCCCGCGCGCCAGCAACGCTTTTGGCTACGCCCAAGCCAAGACGGGTACCTGGGCTGAGTATAAAAAAGAGGCCAACTGGGGCGCTGACCGTGACAATTTTCGAGATGCAGCGGACTTCATCGGCTGGTACAACGCGCGCAGCGCGCGCAGCGTGGGCATTAGCCGGCGTAACGCCAAGCACCTTTACTACGCCTATCACGAGGGCATGGGCGGCTATAAGCGTGGCACCTATAAGAAAAAACGCTGGCTGCAAAACGTCGCGTCCAGCGTTGCGTCGCGCGCCCAGACTTACGACCGTCAATTGGCCGGTTGCCGGGATTCGCTAAAACGTAGCTTTTGGCCGTTTTAG
- the mnmC gene encoding FAD-dependent 5-carboxymethylaminomethyl-2-thiouridine(34) oxidoreductase MnmC has protein sequence MTPYPDPQVRAVVDAADLTRITPPDLYGIDCLGLADFGDGAEWLALLAAPPSRRLIVVSRSDHCPTRQALQAAYPALAHLLSDFPYPSPGHHRIIIGVVELHLIIQQPWHSFDGYVDGWWGPQPEVIQPLRHFTRPLAHGAQRVAVIGAGLSGTQTADALRRRGAQVVLMDPAPASGASGNAQGMLYIAPQREPTPASLFWLQAFEHALRSYRECPHFHPSGLFCMAEHADQIPKLQTLMAAIKRPPEQVRFMDADQASVQLGQRARLGGLFWPQSGWMEVAERVKSEAARLDCQALTALDIREHDDGIVITTDGGDYSVDAVVLANATAVRQFAPDWLRVQAVRGQISRRRADQAVTSAVCGEGYLTPAAADGYMSFGASFNPKDDGTDLRAEDDADNDRRVRELVELGDPGKPGASRASVRCASPDYLPIVGRLPDDDWIQGLAKLRTDAKWRPPHPMQGWRRIAVNVGHGSRGLTSTPLCADLVAADLTGEPLPIAKGLFEHLTPARFLIRALKRNQL, from the coding sequence TTGACGCCCTACCCCGACCCTCAGGTACGCGCTGTCGTTGACGCCGCGGACCTGACTCGGATTACGCCGCCGGACCTGTACGGCATCGATTGTTTGGGCCTAGCGGATTTTGGCGACGGCGCTGAATGGCTGGCCCTGCTAGCCGCGCCACCGTCGCGCCGACTGATTGTCGTCAGCCGCAGCGACCACTGCCCCACACGCCAGGCCCTCCAAGCCGCGTATCCGGCACTGGCGCACTTGCTGAGTGACTTCCCCTATCCCAGCCCCGGGCATCACCGAATCATCATCGGCGTGGTCGAGCTACACCTAATTATCCAGCAGCCCTGGCACAGCTTCGACGGTTATGTCGACGGCTGGTGGGGGCCGCAACCTGAGGTTATTCAACCGCTGCGACATTTTACCCGTCCGTTAGCCCACGGCGCCCAGCGTGTGGCCGTGATCGGCGCCGGCCTCAGTGGCACGCAAACCGCCGATGCCTTGCGCCGGCGCGGTGCCCAGGTCGTGCTAATGGACCCGGCGCCGGCCAGCGGCGCCAGCGGCAACGCCCAGGGCATGTTGTATATCGCGCCACAACGCGAACCGACACCCGCCTCGTTGTTTTGGCTACAGGCCTTTGAACACGCCCTGCGTAGCTATCGTGAATGCCCGCATTTCCATCCCAGCGGCCTGTTTTGCATGGCCGAGCACGCGGATCAAATCCCTAAATTACAGACCTTAATGGCCGCCATCAAACGGCCGCCCGAGCAGGTCCGTTTTATGGACGCCGACCAGGCCAGCGTTCAGCTCGGTCAACGCGCTCGATTAGGCGGTTTGTTTTGGCCGCAATCCGGCTGGATGGAAGTCGCCGAACGGGTCAAATCCGAGGCCGCTCGACTGGACTGCCAGGCACTCACGGCACTGGACATCCGCGAGCACGACGACGGCATCGTAATCACCACTGACGGGGGCGATTACTCGGTCGACGCCGTTGTACTGGCGAATGCCACCGCAGTCCGGCAATTCGCGCCGGACTGGCTGCGGGTCCAAGCTGTGCGCGGTCAAATCAGTCGACGCCGGGCTGACCAGGCGGTCACCAGTGCCGTTTGCGGCGAGGGCTACCTGACCCCGGCTGCGGCGGATGGCTACATGAGCTTTGGCGCCAGCTTCAACCCCAAGGATGACGGCACAGATTTGCGCGCCGAAGACGATGCCGACAATGATCGGCGGGTGCGCGAACTGGTTGAGTTAGGCGACCCTGGCAAGCCCGGAGCCTCACGCGCATCGGTTCGCTGTGCCAGCCCGGATTACCTGCCGATCGTTGGCCGTTTGCCGGACGATGATTGGATTCAAGGGTTGGCTAAATTACGCACCGACGCCAAGTGGCGACCGCCGCACCCGATGCAGGGGTGGCGACGCATTGCAGTCAATGTGGGTCACGGCAGTCGTGGGCTGACCAGTACGCCCTTGTGTGCCGACCTGGTGGCGGCAGACCTGACCGGAGAGCCGTTGCCAATTGCCAAGGGTCTATTTGAGCACCTGACGCCGGCGCGGTTTTTAATCCGTGCGTTGAAACGCAACCAGCTCTAA